In Silene latifolia isolate original U9 population chromosome 3, ASM4854445v1, whole genome shotgun sequence, a single window of DNA contains:
- the LOC141648244 gene encoding lysine histidine transporter-like 7 has protein sequence MWNTSLIHLMQQEDEEKQITSNNSNKESSVEECSSNSVSHHGPTLSRFSKSITRINPLEVDTHGSNGDYDTKITVDDDVEEKNVEELLFNPEAWLPITESRNGNLYYCIFHLISSGIGIQSLALPFAFVSLGWIWGTMWLSIAFIWQLYTIWLLVRLHESNSGYRYSRYIQLAMSAFGPKLGKMLALFPVMYLSGGSCVMLLITGGTTMQKLHQILYENGLIAHTGSLTTVEWYLVFICLAIAIAQLPNLNSVAWVSLISAITALVYCSLIWVLFVTEGGRPSSTEFRPVFKGPETELSRVMTVISAVGVISFSFRGHNLVLEIQGTLPTSPKDPTHRRMWKGVLVSYAMIALCLFPVAIGGFWAYGTLMPKAGLLNAYGKFHGNHGSKLSMAVIYFFLIINSLCSFQIYAMPVFDNFELRVVSIRKKPCTGWMRTGLRILFGGLAFLISVAFPFLPLLSQLIGGIALPVTFAYPCFMWISIKKPDPYGSMWWVNLVLGCLGILLSVVLVIAAIYNIATEGIPVHFFHPKP, from the exons ATGTGGAATACGAGTTTAATACACTTAATGcaacaagaagatgaagaaaAACAAATTACATCTAATAATTCAAACAAAGAATCATCGGTAGAAGAATGTTCATCCAATTCCGTAAGCCACCATGGACCGACGTTGTCGCGGTTTAGTAAGAGTATTACGAGGATTAATCCTTTGGAAGTAGATACTCATGGCAGCAATGGCGATTATGATACCAAAATCACGGTCGACGACGACGTAGAAGAGAAAAATGTTGAAGAATTATTATTTAATCCAGAAGCATGGCTTCCTATTACAGAATCAAGAAATGGGAATTTGTATTATTGCATTTTTCATTTGATTTCTTCTGGAATTGGAATTCAGTCTCTTGCTCTTCCTTTCGCATTCGTTTCTCTTGGATG GATATGGGGGACAATGTGGTTATCAATAGCGTTTATATGGCAACTCTACACTATATGGCTTCTTGTCCGACTCCACGAATCGAACTCGGGTTATCGGTACAGTCGATATATCCAATTAGCTATGTCAGCCTTTG GTCCAaagcttgggaagatgctagctCTATTTCCAGTAATGTACCTGTCAGGTGGAAGTTGTGTAATGCTGTTGATTACCGGTGGAACAACCATGCAGAAATTACATCAAATTCTCTATGAAAACGGTCTCATTGCGCACACAGGATCACTAACAACCGTAGAATGGTACTTGGTATTCATATGCTTAGCCATAGCAATAGCACAACTCCCTAACTTGAACTCAGTTGCTTGGGTTTCCCTGATTAGCGCAATCACTGCACTGGTTTACTGCTCACTCATCTGGGTCCTTTTCGTCACTGAGGGTGGTAGGCCTTCTAGCACGGAATTCAGACCTGTGTTCAAAGGTCCGGAAACTGAGTTGAGTCGGGTCATGACTGTTATTTCCGCAGTTGGTGTCATCTCATTTTCTTTCAGAGGTCACAATCTTGTGCTTGAGATACAG GGGACTCTGCCTACAAGCCCAAAAGATCCAACACACAGAAGAATGTGGAAAGGAGTACTAGTTTCGTATGCAATGATAGCACTATGCTTGTTTCCCGTAGCAATCGGTGGATTCTGGGCATACGGTACATTG ATGCCTAAGGCAGGGCTACTAAATGCATACGGGAAGTTCCATGGAAACCACGGCTCAAAGTTATCAATGGCAGTCATATACTTCTTTCTCATAATCAACAGTTTATGCTCCTTCCAAATTTACGCAATGCCTGTTTTCGACAACTTTGAGCTACGGGTTGTGAGCATCAGGAAGAAGCCTTGCACTGGGTGGATGAGAACTGGACTAAGAATCCTTTTCGGAGGACTGGCATTTCTCATTTCGGTTGCATTTCCATTTTTACCCCTCTTATCGCAACTAATCGGAGGGATAGCATTGCCTGTCACCTTCGCTTATCCTTGTTTCATGTGGATCTCCATCAAAAAACCCGACCCATACGGGTCAATGTGGTGGGTCAACTTAGTTCTAGGCTGCTTAGGTATTTTACTAAGTGTTGTCTTAGTCATTGCAGCAATATACAACATTGCCACTGAGGGCATTCCTGTACATTTCTTTCATCCGAAGCCATAG
- the LOC141648245 gene encoding lysine histidine transporter-like 7, with protein sequence MWKTSLKQLMQEDEENKTTFPTSLECLPISISHHGPMWSSRFSKSTRVNPVEVDTHGSSGSSGNDTKITVEDDVEEKIVEEEFNPEAWLPITESRNGNLFYCIFHLISSGIGIQSLALPFAFVSLGWVWGIMWLSIAFIWQLYTLWLLVRLHESNSGHRYSRYLQLAMSAFGPKLGKLLALFPVMYLSGGTCVMLLITGGNTMQNLHQILGENGLIGHTRSLTTVEWYLVFICLAIAITQLPNLNSIAWVSLVSSITAVAYCSLIWVLSVTEGAGPSSPEYKPGFKGPETGLSQVMTVISAVGVISLSFRGHNLVLEIQGTLPTNPKDPTHRRMWRGVIVSYGLIALCLFPLAIGGFWAYGTLIPKTGLLNAFGKFHGNHSSKLPMAVIYFLLIINSLCSFQIYAMPVFDNLELRVVTIRKKPCTWLIRTGLRLFFGGLAFLISVAFPFLPLLSPLIGGIALPVTFAYPCFMWISIKKPDRFGSVYWLNLVLGCLGILLSVLLVTAAIFNLVTEGISANFFHPKP encoded by the exons ATGTGGAAAACAAGTTTAAAGCAGTTAATGCAAGAAGATGAGGAAAATAAAACAACATTTCCAACATCGTTGGAATGTTTACCTATTTCCATAAGCCACCATGGACCGATGTGGTCGTCGCGGTTTAGTAAGAGTACGAGAGTCAATCCGGTGGAAGTAGATACTCATGGCAGCAGTGGTAGTAGCGGTAATGATACAAAAATCACGGTCGAAGACGACGTAGAAGAGAAAATTGTGGAAGAAGAATTTAATCCAGAAGCATGGCTTCCTATTACAGAATCAAGAAATGggaatttgttttattgcatttttcatTTGATTTCTTCTGGAATTGGAATTCAGTCTCTTGCTCTTCCTTTTGCCTTCGTTTCTCTTGGCTG GGTATGGGGGATAATGTGGTTATCAATAGCCTTCATATGGCAACTCTACACTCTATGGCTTCTTGTCCGACTCCATGAATCGAACTCTGGTCATCGGTACAGCAGATATCTTCAGTTAGCTATGTCAGCATTTG GTCCAAAGCTAGGGAAACTGCTAGCTCTATTTCCAGTAATGTACCTGTCTGGAGGAACTTGCGTGATGCTGTTGATTACCGGCGGCAATACAATGCAGAATTTACATCAAATTCTCGGTGAAAATGGTCTGATTGGGCATACAAGATCGCTAACAACTGTGGAATGGTACTTGGTGTTCATCTGCTTGGCCATAGCAATAACACAGCTCCCTAACTTGAATTCAATTGCTTGGGTTTCCCTGGTCAGCTCGATCACTGCAGTGGCTTACTGCTCACTCATCTGGGTCCTTTCCGTCACAGAGGGAGCTGGCCCTTCTAGTCCGGAATACAAACCTGGGTTCAAAGGTCCGGAAACTGGGTTGAGTCAGGTCATGACTGTGATTTCTGCTGTTGGTGTCATCTCATTGTCCTTCAGAGGTCACAATCTTGTGCTTGAGATTCAG GGGACTCTGCCTACAAATCCAAAAGATCCGACCCACAGAAGAATGTGGAGAGGAGTGATAGTTTCGTATGGACTGATAGCTCTATGCTTATTTCCCCTGGCAATTGGTGGATTCTGGGCATATGGGACTTTG ATACCAAAGACAGGGCTACTAAATGCATTTGGAAAGTTCCATGGAAACCACAGCTCAAAGTTACCAATGGCAGTCATATACTTCCTTCTCATTATAAACAGTTTGTGCTCCTTCCAAATTTACGCAATGCCTGTTTTCGACAACTTGGAGCTTCGGGTTGTGACCATCAGGAAGAAGCCCTGCACCTGGTTGATAAGGACTGGACTAAGGCTCTTTTTCGGAGGACTGGCATTTCTCATTTCGGTTGCATTTCCATTTTTGCCCCTCTTATCACCTCTAATTGGAGGGATAGCATTGCCTGTTACCTTTGCCTATCCTTGTTTCATGTGGATCTCCATAAAAAAACCCGACCGGTTTGGGTCCGTGTACTGGCTCAACTTAGTTCTAGGCTGCTTAGGTATTTTGCTAAGTGTTTTGTTAGTCACTGCAGCAATATTTAACCTTGTAACCGAGGGCATTTCCGCTAACTTCTTTCATCCGAAACCATAG
- the LOC141646375 gene encoding uncharacterized protein LOC141646375 — protein sequence MSIPHPTAFKSDKPDAPAKDRGLFDCFGKKEAKHDVPMTEAEHKPTLMEKLHRSGSSSSSSSEEEVEEGGMKIRRRKKKGLTDKIKAKLPGHKNEGPDPFAEGDHNHQHAPEGMHYDEKKGFVEKIKDKMSGNHKDETAFGEGDYKHKHAPEEMHSSDDSKGFLEEIKDKMPGNHKDETVITPAYTAAPEPVAAHAPTPAPQYCQPGGHCGGEHGSNESPEKKGIFDKIKDMLPGGHKDGDEAKKV from the exons ATGTCGATCCCACACCCAACTGCCTTCAAAAGCGATAAGCCTGATGCCCCGGCTAAAGACCGAGGCCTCTTTGATTGCTTTGGGAAGAAGGAAGCGAAACATGATGTGCCCATGACTGAGGCAGAGCACAAGCCGACTCTTATGGAAAAGCTCCATCGCTCTGGCAGTAGCAGCTCCAGCTCA TCCGAGGAGGAGGTAGAAGAAGGTGGCATGAAGATAAGGAGGCGAAAGAAGAAGGGATTGACCGACAAAATCAAGGCGAAGCTGCCTGGTCACAAGAATGAAGGCCCTGATCCTTTTGCCGAGGGTGATCATAACCACCAACATGCTCCAGAGGGAATGCACTACGATGAAAAGAAGGGATTTGTTGAGAAGATCAAAGATAAGATGTCGGGCAATCACAAGGACGAGACAGCTTTTGGTGAGGGTGATTACAAGCATAAACATGCTCCAGAGGAAATGCACTCATCTGATGACAGCAAGGGCTTCCTTGAGGAGATCAAGGATAAAATGCCAGGTAATCACAAGGACGAAACAGTAATCACCCCAGCTTATACAGCAGCTCCGGAACCTGTTGCAGCTCATGCTCCAACTCCGGCCCCACAGTATTGCCAGCCAGGTGGGCATTGTGGAGGAGAACATGGATCAAATGAGTCGCCAGAAAAGAAGGGAATTTTCGACAAGATCAAGGACATGCTTCCTGGTGGGCACAAGGATGGAGATGAAGCCAAGAAGGTTTAA